A window from Equus caballus isolate H_3958 breed thoroughbred chromosome 8, TB-T2T, whole genome shotgun sequence encodes these proteins:
- the PITPNM2 gene encoding membrane-associated phosphatidylinositol transfer protein 2 isoform X7, which translates to MIIKEYRIPLPMTVEEYRIAQLYMIQKKSRNETYGEGSGVEILENRPYTDGPGGSGQYTHKVYHVGMHIPGWFRSILPKAALRVVEESWNAYPYTRTRFTCPFVEKFSIDIETFYKTDAGENPNVFSLSPVEKNQLTIDFIDIVKDPVPPSEYRTEEDPKLFHSMKTQRGPLTDNWIEEYKQRVFPIMCAYKLCKVEFRYWGMQSKIERFIHDTGLRKVMVRAHRQAWCWQDEWYGLNMENIRELEKEAQLMLSRKMAQFSEDEEEASELSKDEATQDQTSREPPEPSSSGGEPLAGRGLKKQWSTSSKSSRSSKRGASPSRHSISEWRMQSIARDSDESSDDEFFDAHEDLSDSEEMFAKDITKWNSNDLMDKIESPEPEDTQDSLYRQSAPEFRVASSVEQLNIMEDEVSPPLAAPPSKIHVLLLVLHGGTILDTGAGDPSSKQGDTNTIANVFDTVMRVHYPSALGHLAIRLVPCPPVCSDAFALVSNLSPYSHDEGCLSSSQDHIPLAALPLLATSSPHYQEAVATVIQRANLAYGDFIKSQEGMTFNGQVCLIGDCVGGLLAFDALCSSSQPVSESQSSSRRGSVVSVQDTDMLSPGIPVNVAHGGGGGSNLESSRHLSRSNIDIPRSNGTEDPKKQLPRKRSDSSTYELDTIQQHQAFLSSLHASVLRNEPSSRRSSSSTMLDGAGALGKFDFEIADLFLFGCPLGLVLALRKTVIPALDVFQLRPACQQVYNLFHPADPSASRLEPLLERRFHALPPFSIPRYQRYPLGDGCSTLLVETMQRNPELVLEGGPLAPLPPGDSFLETSIPVPALTWQDGPRLSPGSAEYALQTHNTVFQEHAAPSSPGAAPTTRGFRRASEISIASQVSGMAESYTASSIAQIAAKWWGQKRIDYALYCPDALTAFPTVALPHLFHASYWESTDVVSFLLRQVMRHDNSSILELDGKEVSVFTPSKPREKWQRRRTHVKLRNVTANHRINDAVANEDGPQVLSGRFMYGPLDMVTLTGEKVDVHIMMQPPSGEWLYLDTLVTNSSGRVSYTIPETHRLGVGVYPVKMVVRGDHTFADSYISVLPKGTEFVVFSIDGSFAASVSIMGSDPKVRAGAVDVVRHWQDLGYLIIYVTGRPDMQKQRVVAWLAQHNFPHGVVSFCDGLVHDPLRHKANFLKLLISELHLRVHAAYGSTKDVAVYSSISLSPMQIYIVGRPTKKLQQQCQFITDGYAAHLAQLKYSHRARPARNTATRMALRKGSFGLPGQGDFLRSRNHLLRTISAQPSGPGHRHERTQSQADGEQRGQRSMSMAAGCWGRTMAGRLEPGPAAGPK; encoded by the exons GTTCACTTGCCCTTTTGTGGAGAAATTCTCCATCGACATCGAAACCTTTTATAAAACTGATGCTGGAGAAAACCCCAACGTGTTCAGCCTGTCTCCTGTGGAAAAGAACCAGCTGACAATCG ACTTCATCGACATCGTCAAGGACCCCGTGCCCCCCAGTGAGTATCGGACTGAGGAGGACCCCAAGCTGTTCCACTCAATGAAGACCCAGCGGGGGCCCCTGACCGACAACTGGATCGAGGAGTACAAGCAGCGGGTCTTCCCCATCATGTGCGCCTACAAGCTGTGCAAGGTGGAGTTCCGCTACTGGGGCATGCAGTCCAAGATCGAGAGGTTCATCCACGACACGG GCCTACGAAAGGTGATGGTCAGGGCCCACCGGCAGGCCTGGTGCTGGCAGGACGAGTGGTACGGGCTGAACATGGAGAACATCCgggagctggagaaggaggcTCAGCTCATGCTTTCCCGCAAGATGGCCCAGTTCAGCGAGGATGAGGAGGAGGCCTCAGAGCTCTCCAAGGACGAAGCCACCCAGGACCAGACCTCTAGGGAGCCCCCTGAGCCCAGCAGCAGCGGCGGGGAGCCCCTGGCAGGCCGGGGCCTGAAGAAGCAGTGGTCCACGTCCTCCAAGTCATCGCGGTCATCCAAGCGCGGAG CGAGTCCTTCCCGCCACAGCATCTCGGAGTGGAGGATGCAGAGCATCGCTCGGGACTCTGATGAGAGCTCAGACGACGAGTTCTTCGATGCTCACG aggACCTGTCTGATTCAGAGGAAATGTTCGCCAAGGACATCACCAAGTGGAACTCCAACGACCTCATGGACAAAATCGAAAGCCCTGAGCCAGAGGACACACAGG ACAGTCTGTACCGCCAGAGTGCCCCCGAGTTCCGAGTAGCCTCCAGTGTGGAGCAACTGAACATCATGGAG GACGAGGTCAGCCCGCCACTGGCTGCACCACCCTCCAAGATCCACGTGCTACTGCTGGTGCTGCATGGGGGCACCATCCTGGATACGGGCGCCGGGGACCCCAGCTCCAAGCAGGGTGACACGAACACTATCGCCAACGTGTTTGACACTGTCATGCGCGTGCACTACCCCAGCGCCCTGGGCCACCTTGCCATCCGCCTGGTGCCCTGCCCACCCGTCTGCTCCGATGCCTTCGCCCTCGTCTCCAA CCTCAGCCCCTACAGCCACGACGAAGGCTGTCTGTCCAGCAGCCAGGACCACATCCCCCTGGCTGCCCTGCCCCTGCTGGCCACCTCCTCACCCCACTACCAGGAGGCAGTTGCCACAGTGATTCAGCGGGCCAACCTCGCCTATGGGGACTTCATCAAGTCCCAGGAGGGCATGACCTTCAATGGGCAG GTCTGCCTGATTGGGGACTGTGTCGGGGGCCTCCTGGCATTCGACGCCTTATGCTCCAGCAGCCAGCCGGTGTCTGAGAGTCAGAGCAGCAGCCGCAGGGGCAGCGTGGTCAGTGTGCAG GACACTGATATGCTGTCCCCTGGCATCCCGGTGAATGTGGCACATGGCGGTGGTGGCGGCAGCAACCTGGAGAGCAGTCGGCACCTGAGCCGCAGCAACATCGACATCCCCCGCAGCAACGGCACTGAGGACCCCAAAAAGCAGCTACCCCGCAAGAGAAGTGACTCATCCACCTACGAGCTGGACACCATCCAGCAGCACCAGGCCTTCCTGTCcag CCTCCATGCCAGCGTGCTGAGGAACGAGCCCAGCTCCCGCCGCTCAAGCAGCTCCACCATGCTGGACGGTGCAGGGGCCCTGGGCAAGTTCGACTTTGAGATCGCTGACCTCTTCCTCTTTGGGTGCCCACTGGGGCTGGTCCTGGCCTTGAGGAAGACCGTCATCCCTGCCCTGGATG TGTTCCAGCTGCGGCCCGCCTGCCAGCAGGTCTACAACCTCTTCCACCCCGCTGACCCGTCGGCGTCGCGCCTGGAGCCGCTGCTGGAGCGGCGATTCCACGCCCTGCCGCCCTTCAGCATCCCCCGCTACCAGCGCTACCCGCTGGGGGACGGCTGCTCCACGCTGCTGG TGGAGACCATGCAGAGAAACCCTGAGCTGGTCCTggagggcggccccctggcccCTCTCCCGCCCGGGGACAGCTTCCTGGAAACCAGTATCCCTGTGCCCGCGCTCACCTGGCAAGATGGGCCCCGCCTGAGCCCGGGCTCGGCTGAGT ACGCCCTCCAGACCCATAACACGGTCTTCCAAGAGCACGCGGCCCCCTCCTCGCCCGGTGCGGCCCCCACCACCCGAGGCTTCCGCCGAGCCAGCGAGATCAGCATCGCCAGCCAGGTGTCCGGCATGGCTGAGAGCTACACGGCATCCAGCATTGCCCAGA TTGCTGCAAAGTGGTGGGGCCAGAAGCGGATTGACTATGCCCTGTACTGCCCCGATGCCCTGACGGCCTTCCCCACCGTGGCCCTGCCCCACCTCTTCCACGCCAGCTACTGGGAGTCAACGGATGTGGTCTCCTTCCTACTGAGACAG GTCATGAGGCACGACAATTCCAGCATCTTGGAGCTGGATGGCAAGGAGGTGTCAGTGTTTACCCCGTCAAAGCCAAGAGAGAAGTGGCAGCGCAGGAGGACCCATGTGAAGCTGCGG aaTGTGACAGCTAACCACCGGATCAATGATGCAGTCGCCAATGAGGATGGCCCACAGGTTCTGTCGGGCCGGTTCATGTATGGGCCCCTGGACATGGTCACCCTGACCGGGGAGAAG GTGGACGTGCACATCATGATGCAGCCGCCCTCAGGCGAGTGGCTGTACCTGGACACGCTGGTGACCAACAGCAGCGGGCGTGTCTCCTATACTATTCCCGAGACTCACCGCTTGGGCGTGGGCGTCTACCCTGTCAAGATGGTGGTCAG GGGAGATCACACGTTTGCTGACAGCTACATCAGCGTGCTGCCCAAGGGCACGGAGTTTGTGGTCTTCAGCATCGACGGCTCCTTTGCTGCCAGCGTGTCCATCATGGGCAGCGACCCCAAAGTGCGGGCCGGAGCCGTGGACGTGGTGCG ACACTGGCAGGACCTGGGCTACCTCATCATCTATGTGACGGGCCGGCCCGACATGCAGAAGCAGCGGGTGGTGGCATGGCTGGCCCAGCACAACTTCCCCCATGGTGTGGTGTCCTTCTGTGACGGCCTCGTGCACGACCCGCTGCGGCACAAGGCCAACTTCCTGAAGCTGCTCATCTCCGAG CTGCATCTGCGAGTGCACGCAGCCTACGGCTCCACCAAGGACGTGGCAGTCTACAGCTCCATCAGCCTGTCGCCCATGCAGATCTACATTGTGGGCCGGCCCACCAAGAAGCTTCAGCAGCAGTGCCAG TTCATCACAGACGGCTACGCGGCCCACCTGGCACAACTCAAGTACAGTCACCGGGCACGGCCAGCCCGCAACACAGCCACGCGCATGGCACTGCGGAAGGGCAGCTTCGGCCTGCCTGGCCAGGGCGACTTCCTGCgctcccggaaccacctgctccgcaccatctcagcccagcccagcgggCCCGGCCACCGGCATGAGCGGACACAGAGCCAGGCGGACGGCGAGCAGCGGGGCCAGCGCAGCATGAGCATGGCAGCCGGCTGCTGGGGCCGCACCATGGCTGGTCGGCTGGAGCCAGGACCAGCCGCAGGCCCCAAGTAG
- the PITPNM2 gene encoding membrane-associated phosphatidylinositol transfer protein 2 isoform X2 yields MIIKEYRIPLPMTVEEYRIAQLYMIQKKSRNETYGEGSGVEILENRPYTDGPGGSGQYTHKVYHVGMHIPGWFRSILPKAALRVVEESWNAYPYTRTRFTCPFVEKFSIDIETFYKTDAGENPNVFSLSPVEKNQLTIDFIDIVKDPVPPSEYRTEEDPKLFHSMKTQRGPLTDNWIEEYKQRVFPIMCAYKLCKVEFRYWGMQSKIERFIHDTGLRKVMVRAHRQAWCWQDEWYGLNMENIRELEKEAQLMLSRKMAQFSEDEEEASELSKDEATQDQTSREPPEPSSSGGEPLAGRGLKKQWSTSSKSSRSSKRGASPSRHSISEWRMQSIARDSDESSDDEFFDAHEDLSDSEEMFAKDITKWNSNDLMDKIESPEPEDTQDSLYRQSAPEFRVASSVEQLNIMEDEVSPPLAAPPSKIHVLLLVLHGGTILDTGAGDPSSKQGDTNTIANVFDTVMRVHYPSALGHLAIRLVPCPPVCSDAFALVSNLSPYSHDEGCLSSSQDHIPLAALPLLATSSPHYQEAVATVIQRANLAYGDFIKSQEGMTFNGQVCLIGDCVGGLLAFDALCSSSQPVSESQSSSRRGSVVSVQDTDMLSPGIPVNVAHGGGGGSNLESSRHLSRSNIDIPRSNGTEDPKKQLPRKRSDSSTYELDTIQQHQAFLSSLHASVLRNEPSSRRSSSSTMLDGAGALGKFDFEIADLFLFGCPLGLVLALRKTVIPALDVFQLRPACQQVYNLFHPADPSASRLEPLLERRFHALPPFSIPRYQRYPLGDGCSTLLVETMQRNPELVLEGGPLAPLPPGDSFLETSIPVPALTWQDGPRLSPGSAEYALQTHNTVFQEHAAPSSPGAAPTTRGFRRASEISIASQVSGMAESYTASSIAQKAPVALSHTPSVRRLSLLALPPPPPTPPGPRLQAKRVSPSLERVPRLPDLDIREVAAKWWGQKRIDYALYCPDALTAFPTVALPHLFHASYWESTDVVSFLLRQVMRHDNSSILELDGKEVSVFTPSKPREKWQRRRTHVKLRNVTANHRINDAVANEDGPQVLSGRFMYGPLDMVTLTGEKVDVHIMMQPPSGEWLYLDTLVTNSSGRVSYTIPETHRLGVGVYPVKMVVRGDHTFADSYISVLPKGTEFVVFSIDGSFAASVSIMGSDPKVRAGAVDVVRHWQDLGYLIIYVTGRPDMQKQRVVAWLAQHNFPHGVVSFCDGLVHDPLRHKANFLKLLISELHLRVHAAYGSTKDVAVYSSISLSPMQIYIVGRPTKKLQQQCQFITDGYAAHLAQLKYSHRARPARNTATRMALRKGSFGLPGQGDFLRSRNHLLRTISAQPSGPGHRHERTQSQADGEQRGQRSMSMAAGCWGRTMAGRLEPGPAAGPK; encoded by the exons GTTCACTTGCCCTTTTGTGGAGAAATTCTCCATCGACATCGAAACCTTTTATAAAACTGATGCTGGAGAAAACCCCAACGTGTTCAGCCTGTCTCCTGTGGAAAAGAACCAGCTGACAATCG ACTTCATCGACATCGTCAAGGACCCCGTGCCCCCCAGTGAGTATCGGACTGAGGAGGACCCCAAGCTGTTCCACTCAATGAAGACCCAGCGGGGGCCCCTGACCGACAACTGGATCGAGGAGTACAAGCAGCGGGTCTTCCCCATCATGTGCGCCTACAAGCTGTGCAAGGTGGAGTTCCGCTACTGGGGCATGCAGTCCAAGATCGAGAGGTTCATCCACGACACGG GCCTACGAAAGGTGATGGTCAGGGCCCACCGGCAGGCCTGGTGCTGGCAGGACGAGTGGTACGGGCTGAACATGGAGAACATCCgggagctggagaaggaggcTCAGCTCATGCTTTCCCGCAAGATGGCCCAGTTCAGCGAGGATGAGGAGGAGGCCTCAGAGCTCTCCAAGGACGAAGCCACCCAGGACCAGACCTCTAGGGAGCCCCCTGAGCCCAGCAGCAGCGGCGGGGAGCCCCTGGCAGGCCGGGGCCTGAAGAAGCAGTGGTCCACGTCCTCCAAGTCATCGCGGTCATCCAAGCGCGGAG CGAGTCCTTCCCGCCACAGCATCTCGGAGTGGAGGATGCAGAGCATCGCTCGGGACTCTGATGAGAGCTCAGACGACGAGTTCTTCGATGCTCACG aggACCTGTCTGATTCAGAGGAAATGTTCGCCAAGGACATCACCAAGTGGAACTCCAACGACCTCATGGACAAAATCGAAAGCCCTGAGCCAGAGGACACACAGG ACAGTCTGTACCGCCAGAGTGCCCCCGAGTTCCGAGTAGCCTCCAGTGTGGAGCAACTGAACATCATGGAG GACGAGGTCAGCCCGCCACTGGCTGCACCACCCTCCAAGATCCACGTGCTACTGCTGGTGCTGCATGGGGGCACCATCCTGGATACGGGCGCCGGGGACCCCAGCTCCAAGCAGGGTGACACGAACACTATCGCCAACGTGTTTGACACTGTCATGCGCGTGCACTACCCCAGCGCCCTGGGCCACCTTGCCATCCGCCTGGTGCCCTGCCCACCCGTCTGCTCCGATGCCTTCGCCCTCGTCTCCAA CCTCAGCCCCTACAGCCACGACGAAGGCTGTCTGTCCAGCAGCCAGGACCACATCCCCCTGGCTGCCCTGCCCCTGCTGGCCACCTCCTCACCCCACTACCAGGAGGCAGTTGCCACAGTGATTCAGCGGGCCAACCTCGCCTATGGGGACTTCATCAAGTCCCAGGAGGGCATGACCTTCAATGGGCAG GTCTGCCTGATTGGGGACTGTGTCGGGGGCCTCCTGGCATTCGACGCCTTATGCTCCAGCAGCCAGCCGGTGTCTGAGAGTCAGAGCAGCAGCCGCAGGGGCAGCGTGGTCAGTGTGCAG GACACTGATATGCTGTCCCCTGGCATCCCGGTGAATGTGGCACATGGCGGTGGTGGCGGCAGCAACCTGGAGAGCAGTCGGCACCTGAGCCGCAGCAACATCGACATCCCCCGCAGCAACGGCACTGAGGACCCCAAAAAGCAGCTACCCCGCAAGAGAAGTGACTCATCCACCTACGAGCTGGACACCATCCAGCAGCACCAGGCCTTCCTGTCcag CCTCCATGCCAGCGTGCTGAGGAACGAGCCCAGCTCCCGCCGCTCAAGCAGCTCCACCATGCTGGACGGTGCAGGGGCCCTGGGCAAGTTCGACTTTGAGATCGCTGACCTCTTCCTCTTTGGGTGCCCACTGGGGCTGGTCCTGGCCTTGAGGAAGACCGTCATCCCTGCCCTGGATG TGTTCCAGCTGCGGCCCGCCTGCCAGCAGGTCTACAACCTCTTCCACCCCGCTGACCCGTCGGCGTCGCGCCTGGAGCCGCTGCTGGAGCGGCGATTCCACGCCCTGCCGCCCTTCAGCATCCCCCGCTACCAGCGCTACCCGCTGGGGGACGGCTGCTCCACGCTGCTGG TGGAGACCATGCAGAGAAACCCTGAGCTGGTCCTggagggcggccccctggcccCTCTCCCGCCCGGGGACAGCTTCCTGGAAACCAGTATCCCTGTGCCCGCGCTCACCTGGCAAGATGGGCCCCGCCTGAGCCCGGGCTCGGCTGAGT ACGCCCTCCAGACCCATAACACGGTCTTCCAAGAGCACGCGGCCCCCTCCTCGCCCGGTGCGGCCCCCACCACCCGAGGCTTCCGCCGAGCCAGCGAGATCAGCATCGCCAGCCAGGTGTCCGGCATGGCTGAGAGCTACACGGCATCCAGCATTGCCCAGA AGGCCCCAGTGGCACTCAGCCACACCCCCAGCGTCAGGCGCCTGTCCCTGCTCGCCctgcccccccctccccctacaccCCCAGGCCCCCGCCTGCAGGCCAAGCGGGTGAGCCCCAGCCTGGAGAGGGTCCCCCGCCTCCCTGACTTGGACATCAGAGAAG TTGCTGCAAAGTGGTGGGGCCAGAAGCGGATTGACTATGCCCTGTACTGCCCCGATGCCCTGACGGCCTTCCCCACCGTGGCCCTGCCCCACCTCTTCCACGCCAGCTACTGGGAGTCAACGGATGTGGTCTCCTTCCTACTGAGACAG GTCATGAGGCACGACAATTCCAGCATCTTGGAGCTGGATGGCAAGGAGGTGTCAGTGTTTACCCCGTCAAAGCCAAGAGAGAAGTGGCAGCGCAGGAGGACCCATGTGAAGCTGCGG aaTGTGACAGCTAACCACCGGATCAATGATGCAGTCGCCAATGAGGATGGCCCACAGGTTCTGTCGGGCCGGTTCATGTATGGGCCCCTGGACATGGTCACCCTGACCGGGGAGAAG GTGGACGTGCACATCATGATGCAGCCGCCCTCAGGCGAGTGGCTGTACCTGGACACGCTGGTGACCAACAGCAGCGGGCGTGTCTCCTATACTATTCCCGAGACTCACCGCTTGGGCGTGGGCGTCTACCCTGTCAAGATGGTGGTCAG GGGAGATCACACGTTTGCTGACAGCTACATCAGCGTGCTGCCCAAGGGCACGGAGTTTGTGGTCTTCAGCATCGACGGCTCCTTTGCTGCCAGCGTGTCCATCATGGGCAGCGACCCCAAAGTGCGGGCCGGAGCCGTGGACGTGGTGCG ACACTGGCAGGACCTGGGCTACCTCATCATCTATGTGACGGGCCGGCCCGACATGCAGAAGCAGCGGGTGGTGGCATGGCTGGCCCAGCACAACTTCCCCCATGGTGTGGTGTCCTTCTGTGACGGCCTCGTGCACGACCCGCTGCGGCACAAGGCCAACTTCCTGAAGCTGCTCATCTCCGAG CTGCATCTGCGAGTGCACGCAGCCTACGGCTCCACCAAGGACGTGGCAGTCTACAGCTCCATCAGCCTGTCGCCCATGCAGATCTACATTGTGGGCCGGCCCACCAAGAAGCTTCAGCAGCAGTGCCAG TTCATCACAGACGGCTACGCGGCCCACCTGGCACAACTCAAGTACAGTCACCGGGCACGGCCAGCCCGCAACACAGCCACGCGCATGGCACTGCGGAAGGGCAGCTTCGGCCTGCCTGGCCAGGGCGACTTCCTGCgctcccggaaccacctgctccgcaccatctcagcccagcccagcgggCCCGGCCACCGGCATGAGCGGACACAGAGCCAGGCGGACGGCGAGCAGCGGGGCCAGCGCAGCATGAGCATGGCAGCCGGCTGCTGGGGCCGCACCATGGCTGGTCGGCTGGAGCCAGGACCAGCCGCAGGCCCCAAGTAG